From Triticum urartu cultivar G1812 chromosome 2, Tu2.1, whole genome shotgun sequence, a single genomic window includes:
- the LOC125534766 gene encoding protein DMP10-like, translating to MASSSSCRPSTANQIIPPINNDDSEIAAIVTAAPTPTMNKVMSSVANLAQLLPTGTVLTYQALAPSFTNHGKCETSNQWLTTALVGVLALACLFFSFTDSVVGRRDGKLYYGFATLRGFNVFNFSNDEEKQEWNDLDQFRRLRLQLLDFVHAFFTAVVFLVLAFSDVGLQNCFFPDGGRNTQQLLKNLPLGMAFLSSFVFIIFPTKRKGIGFNDTTPRQKVVHPLNKV from the coding sequence AtggcatcttcttcttcttgtcggcCATCCACGGCAAACCAGATAATTCCACCAATCAACAACGATGACAGTGAGATAGCAGCTATCGTCACGGCAGCGCCAACGCCTACCATGAACAAGGTCATGTCGAGCGTCGCAAACCTTGCTCAGCTCCTGCCCACCGGCACGGTGCTGACATACCAGGCGTTGGCTCCATCCTTCACCAACCACGGCAAGTGCGAGACCTCCAACCAGTGGCTTACCACGGCGCTGGTTGGTGTCCTCGCCTTGGCCTGCCTCTTCTTCTCCTTCACCGACAGCGTCGTGGGTCGCCGCGATGGAAAGCTATATTACGGCTTCGCCACATTACGTGGCTTCAACGTGTTCAACTTCTCCAACGATGAGGAGAAGCAGGAGTGGAACGATCTCGACCAATTTCGGAGGCTCCGCCTCCAGCTGCTGGACTTCGTCCACGCCTTCTTCACCGCGGTGGTTTTCCTCGTATTGGCGTTCAGCGATGTGGGGCTGCAAAACTGCTTCTTCCCGGATGGCGGCAGGAACACACAACAGCTGCTCAAGAACCTGCCATTGGGAATGGCGTTTCTGTCCAGCTTTGTGTTCATCATCTTCCCCACCAAAAGGAAGGGCATCGGATTCAATGACACGACTCCTCGCCAAAAGGTCGTCCATCCCTTGAACAAAGTTTGA